A window of the Budorcas taxicolor isolate Tak-1 chromosome 8, Takin1.1, whole genome shotgun sequence genome harbors these coding sequences:
- the RRAGA gene encoding ras-related GTP-binding protein A: MPNTAMKKKVLLMGKSGSGKTSMRSIIFANYIARDTRRLGATIDVEHSHVRFLGNLVLNLWDCGGQDTFMENYFTSQRDNIFRNVEVLIYVFDVESRELEKDMHYYQSCLEAILQNSPDAKIFCLVHKMDLVQEDQRDLIFKEREEDLRRLSRPLECACFRTSIWDETLYKAWSSIVYQLIPNVQQLEMNLRNFAQIIEADEVLLFERATFLVISHYQCKEQRDVHRFEKISNIIKQFKLSCSKLAASFQSMEVRNSNFAAFIDIFTSNTYVMVVMSDPSIPSAATLINIRNARKHFEKLERVDGPKHSLLMR; the protein is encoded by the coding sequence ATGCCAAATACAGCCATGAAGAAAAAGGTGCTGTTAATGGGGAAGAGCGGGTCGGGGAAGACCAGCATGAGGTCGATTATCTTTGCCAATTACATCGCTCGCGACACCCGGCGCCTGGGTGCCACCATTGATGTGGAGCACTCCCACGTCCGATTCCTGGGCAACCTAGTGCTGAATCTGTGGGACTGTGGCGGTCAGGATACCTTCATGGAAAATTACTTCACCAGCCAGCGAGACAACATCTTCCGTAATGTCGAGGTTCTGATTTATGTGTTCGACGTGGAGAGCCGCGAACTGGAAAAGGACATGCATTATTACCAGTCGTGTCTGGAGGCCATCCTCCAGAACTCTCCTGATGCCAAAATCTTCTGCTTGGTGCACAAGATGgatctggttcaggaagatcagCGTGACCTGATTTTTAAAGAGCGAGAGGAAGACCTGAGGCGTTTGTCTCGCCCGCTGGAGTGTGCTTGTTTTCGAACATCCATCTGGGATGAAACGCTCTACAAAGCCTGGTCCAGTATTGTCTATCAACTGATTCCCAATGTCCAGCAGCTGGAGATGAATCTCAGGAATTTTGCCCAGATTATTGAGGCCGATGAAGTTCTGCTGTTCGAGAGAGCCACGTTCTTGGTCATCTCCCATTACCAGTGCAAAGAGCAGCGCGATGTCCACCGATTCGAGAAGATCAGCAACATAATTAAGCAGTTCAAGCTGAGCTGCAGTAAATTGGCCGCTTCTTTCCAGAGCATGGAAGTTAGGAATTCTAACTTCGCTGCTTTCATCGACATCTTCACATCAAACACGTACGTGATGGTGGTTATGTCGGATCCGTCGATCCCTTCTGCGGCTACTCTGATCAACATTCGCAATGCCAGGAAACACTTTGAGAAGCTGGAGAGAGTGGATGGTCCCAAGCACAGCCTCCTTATGCGTTGA